A portion of the Segatella copri DSM 18205 genome contains these proteins:
- the rsfS gene encoding ribosome silencing factor gives MNTVKQLVETIKEGIQEKKGQDIVIADLTEIDGSIAKYFIICQGGSPTQVEAIAGSVGDIVRKNLKEKPVNVAGLGNDQWVAMDFVDVLVHIFLPEVRAYYDLEHLWEDAKLTHIPDLD, from the coding sequence ATGAACACAGTTAAACAACTCGTAGAGACTATTAAAGAAGGTATACAAGAAAAGAAAGGTCAAGACATTGTTATCGCCGACCTGACAGAAATCGATGGAAGCATTGCCAAGTACTTCATCATCTGCCAGGGAGGAAGCCCTACTCAGGTTGAAGCTATCGCAGGTTCTGTGGGAGATATCGTGCGCAAGAATCTGAAAGAAAAACCTGTAAATGTAGCAGGTCTCGGCAACGACCAGTGGGTGGCAATGGACTTTGTTGACGTATTAGTACACATCTTCCTTCCGGAAGTACGTGCTTATTACGACCTCGAACATTTATGGGAGGATGCAAAGCTTACCCATATACCTGATCTCGACTAG